The following DNA comes from Spirochaetota bacterium.
TCATGATATATATGCAGTCTATACGTAGCATAACCAAAAGCTGGAAAGGAATACCTGAAACTACCCTGTTTATTCCATGCTTTTGGAACTTCAAGATAGGTAAATGGTTGCATCTTTTTTGTAAACTGAGAAGGTTCAATAAGCTGATTCCAGTAGAATTCCCAATCCCCATCTAATGATATAACCTGGTTTGCAGATTCGTCCCAGCTACGCAGATCTAAAACACCCTCAATTACCCTGGGCCTATAAAAAGTCTTTTTTTGATTACAACTTATAAAAACTATTGTAATGCTAAAAAAAATAATAATGCCACAAATAATTTTCTTATACATTGGATATACTAACTCAAGTATTCAATTGTTATGAATCAACATTCACAAATATGTTCACATCTATTAAAAAAGTAAAGAACAATTTCAAAAATCATAAATAGACCATCTCGTTGACAATGAATAAATAGTGTTTATTAAAAAGATGTTATCTTCACAAATAGCTACTATGATTGTCTTGGATATAACAATCTTTTTTTAACCATTATAACAAATAATAGCGGTATAATTGAAAGGAAGATTCCTGATGCAAACAGATACGAATAACCAAATCTATCAGCCAAGAGCCCTGAAAACCACATTCCAGGTGATTTGCCAAGTACTTCAATAGTTGCCAGTATTGTATAATGGGTAGCCCCAATAATCTTATCAACAGTAGACATCATAAATGCAAACATTGCTGTAGTTAGCATGCCACCAAAAAAATGTTCAGCGATAGTTACCATTATAATAAGTTCAGGTGACGGCACATTCAATGTACAATACCATTCACCACATAATGGTATTAACCGTACCAGCAATGCAAACCATAATCCATTAAAAATTCCATAGTGCGATGCAAGCATACCACCAACAATTGATCCAGCAATAGAAGCTGCCATGCCATACATACCCTGCCACAAGCCTATTTGCGAAGCACTGAATCCCTGGTCAACAAGGAATGGTTTAAACATACCATCAATAAACGTTTCCCCTGTTTTATACGTTGCTATCAAAAGGAATACAATAATCATACCATGTTGCTTTACAGCTTTCTTAATATGAACAAAAATATCACGTATTGTTATGTACTTGACTTTGGTTTGTGATATGGCATTTTCTTTATAAGGGATAAGCAGTATTAAAGGAATTGCAACAATTGTGCAGATGACATAAAATATATTTTCCCAACCAAGATATGAACTCAGCCATACTAAAAAACCACCACTTATAAGCATACCAATTTTATACCCTACAACCTGAATGGCATTGCCATATCCCAAATCAGTCTCGTTCAAAATATCTATTGCCAATCCATCAACTGCAATATCCTGTATTGAAGCGCAAAAGTTCATCACCAATATCGTAGCAGCAAATAATACTGGATTTAAAGCTATGTCAATATGAGTAGCGCTATAGGCTGAAATAAACATCACTATCTGCAATGGCATAAGCCATGACTTCCTTCTTCCAAATATGGCCATCCAGAATCTATCAACAAGAGGCGCCCAGACTATTTTCAGCATCCACGGTAAAGCCAGCAGACTGCTGAATCCAATCATAGTTAGTGATACTCCAGATTGCCTGAACAGAACTGGTAAAGCGGTAACCTGAAAACCAAAAGGAATGCCCTGCGTTAAATACAAAAGGAAAAGAAGATGAAAGCCATATATGCGATAGTTACTCACAGTCATTGCCTGCAAATAGTTTAAAATTTTGAAAATGGATTTTCTTCTGCTGGTTCCACAGGATAGAATAGCGGTATGGTATGGCCATATTCAACAGTAGCACTTTTTGTGGTTTTGTTGTGATACAGAGCTATGCGATATATTCCAATAGTACAGCATACTATAGTATCATGCACGGTAAACTGGCCGTGTTTTTGTTGTAAATGCTGTTGCAATTGATCAAATTGTGCATCAGTAATAGGTATAGTAACAATAATTGTATACAGTCTTTCAAAATAATCAAAAATGAGCATCCCATGAGATTGTGAATCATCATACAGTATAATTCTAATTACACCAATTTTCATTTCTTTGAAATTATAATCGTGATGCTGCAAAATATCCTTAACTCTGTTATACGGTGACCCTAAAAATATTTGATTATATCCAATAGATTGAGCAAAAATATTTTCACAACTAAACAGTAATACAACTACCATTAATGCCACGGAACATAAATTTTTACACATTCCCATTGAACGTCCCTCCCGAATAAAGCATGCATAGCACAAACGCAAACTGTTACATTTATTACATTCCCCAGCTTTGATATCTCTTTTGAGCTATCGCACATATTTCATCTATAAACCCCTGGGGATTTATTTTAAATTTTTCCAACCGTGAACGCACCATATCCTTTATTGACTGGAAATTAAAAGGGTATGCACTCAGTGATA
Coding sequences within:
- a CDS encoding MFS transporter, whose product is MSNYRIYGFHLLFLLYLTQGIPFGFQVTALPVLFRQSGVSLTMIGFSSLLALPWMLKIVWAPLVDRFWMAIFGRRKSWLMPLQIVMFISAYSATHIDIALNPVLFAATILVMNFCASIQDIAVDGLAIDILNETDLGYGNAIQVVGYKIGMLISGGFLVWLSSYLGWENIFYVICTIVAIPLILLIPYKENAISQTKVKYITIRDIFVHIKKAVKQHGMIIVFLLIATYKTGETFIDGMFKPFLVDQGFSASQIGLWQGMYGMAASIAGSIVGGMLASHYGIFNGLWFALLVRLIPLCGEWYCTLNVPSPELIIMVTIAEHFFGGMLTTAMFAFMMSTVDKIIGATHYTILATIEVLGKSPGMWFSGLLADRFGYSYLFASGIFLSIIPLLFVIMVKKRLLYPRQS